A single genomic interval of Aegicerativicinus sediminis harbors:
- a CDS encoding vWA domain-containing protein: MIDGIEFMNKEFFWLFLLIPFAIAWYVYTYRRSSAELKISSLKGFKVTNSWLPKLKHLLFALRMIALALLVTALARPRTVDVSTRTKTTRGIDIVMAIDVSASMLAKDLKPNRLEALKQVASQFIKERPNDRIGLVEYAGESFTRTPITSDKSIVLRSLREIQYNTVIEGGTAIGMGLATAVNRLKDSKAISKVIILLTDGVNNSGFIDPKIASELAVEYGIKTYTIGIGTNGMALSPVGILADNSFQYGRVQVEIDEVLLQEIADMTGGRYFRATDNQKLAEIYEEINKLEKTDIEEFKYYNYEEKFRPLAILAGILLLIELVGRYTIFRSFV, encoded by the coding sequence ATGATTGATGGTATAGAATTTATGAATAAAGAATTTTTTTGGTTGTTTTTGCTAATACCTTTTGCAATTGCATGGTATGTATATACTTATAGGAGAAGTTCGGCAGAATTGAAAATCTCAAGCCTAAAAGGATTTAAAGTAACTAATTCTTGGCTTCCTAAATTGAAACATCTTCTTTTTGCTTTGCGGATGATTGCTTTAGCTCTATTAGTAACCGCTTTAGCAAGACCCAGAACAGTCGATGTTTCAACCAGAACAAAAACTACTCGGGGTATTGATATTGTTATGGCTATAGATGTCTCTGCAAGTATGCTAGCCAAAGACTTAAAACCAAATCGTCTTGAAGCATTAAAACAAGTGGCTTCACAATTTATTAAAGAACGGCCAAACGATCGAATAGGATTGGTAGAATATGCTGGTGAAAGTTTTACCCGTACACCGATAACTAGTGATAAGTCAATTGTTCTACGTTCATTAAGGGAAATTCAGTATAATACAGTAATTGAAGGCGGAACGGCAATTGGTATGGGACTTGCAACAGCGGTAAACCGATTAAAAGATAGTAAGGCAATAAGTAAAGTGATTATATTATTGACGGACGGTGTGAATAATAGTGGCTTCATAGACCCCAAAATAGCAAGTGAGTTAGCAGTCGAATACGGAATTAAGACCTATACTATTGGTATAGGAACTAATGGCATGGCTCTATCACCTGTCGGCATTTTGGCTGATAATTCCTTTCAATATGGTCGGGTACAAGTGGAAATTGATGAGGTGCTATTGCAAGAAATTGCAGATATGACAGGTGGACGATATTTCCGAGCTACCGACAACCAAAAACTAGCCGAAATTTATGAAGAAATTAACAAGTTAGAAAAAACTGATATAGAGGAATTTAAGTACTATAATTACGAAGAAAAATTTCGTCCTTTAGCAATTTTGGCTGGAATTTTATTGTTGATAGAACTTGTCGGACGGTATACAATATTTAGAAGTTTTGTATAA
- a CDS encoding AAA family ATPase — protein sequence MIQDSSTVDIGAINEKIERESAFVDLLNLEINKVIVGQKHMVERLLIGLLGQGHILLEGVPGLAKTLAINTLSQAINAKFSRIQFTPDLLPADVIGTLIYNIRENDFSVKKGPIFANFVLADEINRAPAKVQSALLEAMQEKQVTIGDETFKLERPFLVMATQNPVEQEGTYPLPEAQVDRFMLKTVIDYPRIEDEQLIIRANLKDGFEKVNPVITIDQILRAQQAVRDVYMDEKIEKYILDLVFATRYPEKYRLPDIKPLISFGASPRGSINLALASKCYAFIKRRGYVIPEDVRAVVHDVLRHRIGITYEAEAENVTSVDIINKIVNEVEVP from the coding sequence ATGATTCAAGACAGTAGCACGGTTGATATAGGAGCCATTAATGAAAAGATAGAACGGGAAAGCGCTTTTGTAGACCTATTGAATCTAGAAATCAATAAGGTAATTGTTGGTCAAAAGCATATGGTTGAACGCCTTTTAATTGGATTGTTAGGTCAAGGCCATATTTTGTTGGAAGGTGTTCCGGGGCTAGCTAAAACATTAGCAATTAATACGCTTTCTCAAGCAATTAATGCAAAATTCAGCAGAATTCAGTTTACTCCAGATTTGCTGCCTGCAGATGTAATAGGAACCTTGATTTACAATATTAGGGAAAATGATTTCAGTGTAAAGAAGGGACCGATATTTGCAAATTTTGTTTTGGCTGATGAAATTAACAGAGCTCCAGCCAAAGTGCAATCTGCATTGCTAGAGGCCATGCAAGAAAAGCAAGTAACTATTGGGGATGAAACTTTTAAGTTGGAAAGACCATTTTTGGTAATGGCAACCCAAAACCCTGTGGAACAAGAAGGTACCTATCCCTTGCCAGAAGCGCAAGTAGATAGATTTATGTTGAAAACGGTAATTGACTATCCGAGAATAGAAGATGAACAGTTAATAATAAGAGCCAATCTTAAGGATGGGTTTGAAAAAGTTAATCCTGTTATCACAATTGACCAAATATTGCGAGCTCAGCAAGCGGTTAGGGATGTTTACATGGATGAAAAAATCGAGAAGTATATTTTAGATTTAGTTTTCGCCACTAGATACCCTGAAAAATACAGATTGCCAGATATTAAGCCACTTATATCTTTTGGTGCTTCGCCAAGGGGAAGTATCAATCTTGCATTAGCTTCAAAATGTTATGCCTTTATAAAAAGAAGGGGTTATGTTATACCAGAAGATGTTAGAGCGGTCGTTCATGATGTTTTAAGGCATAGAATAGGAATAACCTACGAGGCGGAAGCTGAGAATGTTACTTCAGTTGATATTATTAATAAAATAGTTAACGAAGTAGAAGTGCCGTAG
- a CDS encoding DUF4382 domain-containing protein, protein MNNLTKLRLVILLSIVTFFFNCSDSVETLPPQESTNISVTLESSLASYDALNVEISDVLVKTKDNGAAPDCWISLHANGLGNINLLELTNGSNLMIVNNLPVKTSEIYEVRLVLGNNNTVIIDGQSYSVSAPENHQEGLSVPSIHLLQGGNNYTINLKVNIDNAVVENSVNNYKYLNPTMEVQLFSSN, encoded by the coding sequence ATGAATAACTTAACCAAACTTCGACTTGTAATTTTACTTTCAATAGTAACTTTCTTTTTTAATTGTTCAGACTCTGTAGAGACCTTACCTCCTCAAGAATCAACTAATATTTCTGTTACCTTAGAAAGTTCATTGGCTTCTTACGATGCTTTAAATGTAGAAATTTCTGATGTGTTAGTTAAAACTAAAGATAATGGTGCCGCCCCAGATTGTTGGATAAGTTTACATGCTAATGGTTTAGGAAATATTAACCTTTTGGAATTAACAAATGGTTCTAATTTAATGATTGTAAATAATCTACCTGTTAAGACAAGTGAGATTTATGAGGTTCGTTTGGTATTAGGGAATAATAATACTGTGATTATAGATGGGCAATCATACTCAGTTAGTGCTCCAGAAAATCACCAAGAGGGATTATCTGTACCTAGCATTCATTTATTACAAGGCGGTAACAACTATACAATTAACTTAAAAGTGAATATAGATAACGCTGTCGTTGAAAATAGTGTAAACAATTATAAATATTTGAACCCTACGATGGAGGTTCAGTTATTTTCTTCTAACTAA
- a CDS encoding BatD family protein, with translation MEIRLISHNVILSIAFLVFNYSLAQVNSSIDSTTIKIGGEIKYTIQVETDSTDLVVFPEGQTFNPLEVIDSYDIDTLRRNEKYNLIKTYGLTQFDSGYYTIPQQKILIGDKEFLTDSVRVEVRDIVVDTTKQGLYDIKPLIEVKKSSFNWWKWPLIILLFLAFVGAVVYWFVWRKKPLTEEEKIALLSPYERAKLTLKNLDENHYLENREYKEYYSELTFAIRRYLDEQVYDHALESTTDQLIERLRLLRDAHKIELDSETITNIEAILRRADLVKFAKSSPDIELAKKDRDIIDLEIDHVKEAIPEPTEEEKLQDEQYREERRKRKKREKIVISVALVLMLTTITIIGFTIKYGFTAVKDTILGNNSKELLEGDWVSSAYGAPPIYIDTPEVLTREEANTVNPDQQLDQTAFSYGTLFSPIYITLNTTKVPQMGKQGIDINQVTEGILGYFEQNGVQNIITKTDKYTTPNSIEGYKIFGTADFPTMSPGNTVPSNYAIFVFSAEKVAQQIVLVWRQGDSYGDEIMNRVINSIELKKT, from the coding sequence ATGGAGATCAGATTAATTTCACATAACGTTATTCTTAGCATTGCATTTCTTGTCTTTAACTACAGCTTAGCACAGGTCAACTCTAGTATTGATTCAACCACCATTAAAATTGGCGGTGAAATAAAGTATACCATCCAAGTGGAGACGGACTCTACTGACTTAGTTGTGTTTCCAGAAGGTCAAACTTTTAACCCGCTTGAGGTAATCGATTCCTACGATATCGATACCTTGAGAAGGAATGAAAAGTACAATCTTATTAAGACATATGGCCTTACCCAGTTCGACTCTGGATATTACACCATCCCACAACAAAAAATATTAATAGGAGACAAAGAATTTTTAACAGATAGTGTTCGGGTTGAGGTCCGAGATATAGTTGTTGATACCACCAAACAAGGTTTATACGATATTAAACCCCTAATAGAGGTTAAAAAATCTAGTTTTAATTGGTGGAAATGGCCTCTTATTATTCTTTTGTTTTTGGCTTTTGTTGGAGCCGTAGTTTATTGGTTTGTTTGGAGAAAAAAACCATTAACTGAAGAAGAAAAAATAGCCTTACTTTCTCCTTACGAGAGGGCAAAGCTTACTCTTAAAAATTTAGATGAGAATCATTATTTGGAAAACCGTGAGTATAAGGAATATTATTCTGAACTCACTTTTGCCATAAGAAGGTATTTAGATGAACAAGTATATGACCATGCACTTGAGAGCACTACAGATCAGTTAATAGAACGTCTCAGGCTATTACGGGATGCCCATAAAATAGAATTAGATTCTGAAACAATTACCAATATTGAGGCGATTTTACGTAGAGCCGACTTGGTTAAATTTGCAAAATCTTCACCAGATATTGAATTGGCTAAGAAAGACAGAGACATTATCGATTTAGAAATAGACCACGTTAAAGAAGCCATTCCTGAGCCAACCGAGGAAGAAAAATTACAAGATGAACAATACAGGGAAGAGCGCCGAAAAAGAAAGAAACGAGAAAAAATTGTTATTTCTGTTGCCCTTGTTTTAATGTTGACGACCATAACAATCATCGGTTTTACAATCAAATATGGATTTACTGCAGTTAAGGATACAATCTTGGGTAACAATAGTAAAGAATTGTTGGAAGGTGATTGGGTTTCTAGTGCATACGGCGCCCCACCTATTTATATAGATACACCGGAGGTCTTAACCAGAGAAGAGGCTAATACAGTTAACCCAGATCAACAGCTAGACCAAACGGCATTTTCTTATGGTACATTATTCAGCCCTATCTACATTACCCTAAATACCACAAAAGTTCCTCAAATGGGTAAGCAAGGAATTGATATTAATCAGGTAACTGAAGGGATATTGGGATATTTCGAACAGAATGGTGTACAAAACATTATTACAAAAACGGATAAGTATACTACGCCAAATTCAATTGAAGGTTATAAGATTTTCGGGACCGCTGATTTTCCAACAATGTCACCTGGAAATACAGTACCAAGCAATTATGCCATTTTCGTTTTTAGCGCAGAGAAGGTTGCTCAACAAATCGTTTTAGTTTGGAGACAAGGCGATTCCTATGGAGATGAAATTATGAATCGTGTAATAAATTCTATCGAACTTAAAAAAACCTGA
- a CDS encoding DUF4382 domain-containing protein, with the protein MNLLKTLMLSCIAVVAIFFTSCSDNDSNGGAEATSRISVRLMDAPGDYDAINIEVVDVMVRYGDTEAPESDDEGWVSLNPQNTGVYDLLELVAGNDLLLVDDYEVPAGYIEQIRLVLGDDNEIFIDNVRHDLKTPSAQQSGLKIKVDQEMQAGYYYTFLLDFDADKSIVMAGGSDNIILKPVMRASIEAYTGVIAGQIDPAIPAEVSAVSDGDPIVTYTNDEGYFMIYGATPGNYTITITPEEGSGYLPAIIENVAVELEQTTQMEIVTLELE; encoded by the coding sequence ATGAATTTACTGAAAACTTTAATGCTAAGTTGTATTGCTGTTGTGGCGATATTTTTTACATCCTGCAGTGATAATGATAGCAACGGTGGTGCCGAAGCTACCTCAAGAATTTCTGTTAGATTAATGGATGCGCCTGGTGATTATGATGCCATAAACATTGAGGTGGTTGATGTGATGGTAAGATATGGGGACACCGAGGCTCCAGAATCTGATGATGAAGGATGGGTAAGTCTAAATCCACAGAATACAGGTGTTTATGATTTGTTGGAATTGGTAGCAGGAAACGATTTGTTGTTAGTGGATGATTATGAAGTGCCTGCTGGTTATATTGAGCAAATACGTTTAGTGCTAGGTGACGATAATGAAATTTTTATCGATAATGTTCGCCATGATCTAAAGACCCCAAGTGCGCAACAATCTGGATTAAAGATAAAAGTGGACCAAGAAATGCAAGCGGGTTATTATTATACCTTTTTGCTTGACTTTGATGCCGACAAGTCTATCGTAATGGCCGGAGGTTCTGACAATATTATCCTTAAGCCTGTTATGAGAGCTTCTATTGAAGCATATACAGGTGTAATTGCTGGACAAATAGATCCCGCAATTCCTGCTGAGGTTTCTGCTGTTAGTGATGGTGATCCAATCGTAACTTATACAAATGATGAAGGTTATTTTATGATTTACGGAGCAACACCTGGAAATTATACAATTACCATAACTCCTGAGGAAGGATCTGGCTATTTGCCAGCTATTATTGAAAATGTAGCTGTGGAGTTAGAACAGACAACTCAAATGGAGATAGTCACCTTAGAGTTAGAATAA
- a CDS encoding aldo/keto reductase, with protein MKFSKIISGAMSWGVWGKSLDIRRMADLIDYCTSKGITTFDHADIYGGYSTEAEFGDALKESGIDRSAIQLVSKCGIQLIAPTRKNNINHYEYSKEYIIWSVNNSLKNLKTDYLDLLLIHRPSPLMNPYEIGLAINHLKDEGKIKDFGVSNFTVSQMSLLSTATDISVNQIEFSATKFEAMMNGTLDYMFSKDITPMAWAPLGTYFKEPSEQTERISKVLISLSDKYNADPDQLLLAWIMKHPSGVHPVIGTTNKERITKAIESENIHIDLQDWFKIWVASQGHDVP; from the coding sequence GTGAAATTTTCCAAAATTATATCAGGAGCCATGAGCTGGGGGGTGTGGGGTAAGTCATTGGACATCAGACGAATGGCAGATTTAATCGATTATTGTACATCGAAAGGTATCACTACATTTGATCATGCAGACATATATGGAGGGTATTCTACAGAAGCTGAATTTGGAGATGCCCTTAAGGAATCAGGAATCGATAGGTCGGCAATCCAATTGGTATCAAAATGCGGAATTCAGCTAATTGCTCCAACCAGAAAAAACAATATTAACCATTATGAATATAGCAAGGAGTATATAATATGGTCTGTTAACAACAGTTTGAAAAATTTAAAAACGGACTATCTAGATCTCCTGCTTATACATAGACCATCTCCACTAATGAATCCTTATGAAATAGGTTTGGCAATAAACCATTTGAAAGACGAGGGAAAGATTAAAGATTTTGGTGTATCAAATTTTACGGTTTCCCAAATGTCTCTTTTAAGTACAGCCACAGATATTTCAGTCAACCAAATTGAATTCAGTGCCACAAAATTTGAAGCAATGATGAATGGCACATTAGATTATATGTTTTCTAAAGATATCACACCTATGGCCTGGGCGCCATTGGGCACTTATTTCAAAGAACCTTCGGAGCAGACAGAAAGAATTTCTAAAGTATTAATTTCCCTAAGCGATAAATACAATGCAGACCCAGACCAATTATTGCTTGCCTGGATAATGAAACATCCTTCGGGCGTCCATCCAGTAATCGGCACAACGAACAAAGAAAGAATAACCAAGGCCATAGAAAGCGAAAATATTCATATAGACCTACAGGACTGGTTTAAAATTTGGGTTGCCAGTCAAGGTCATGATGTACCATAA
- a CDS encoding DUF58 domain-containing protein, which translates to MDTKELLKKVRKIEIKTRRLSDHIFGGEYHSTFKGRGMTFSEVRQYQFGDDVRSIDWNVTARYNEPFVKVFEEERELTMMLLVDISGSEFFGTQQQFKNEVVTEIAATLAFSATQNNDKIGLILFTDQIELYIPPKKGRSHVLRIIRELIEFSPEHSGTNVNEALRFLSSVMKKRAIVFMLSDFMDSDYEKTLKIASKKHDLTGIRVYDRHEKSLPNLGMVQMKDEESGEMMLVNTASKKVRRGYENFYNDRVKEFNETFTKAGAGVINCRLDQSYVRKLLGYFKRRG; encoded by the coding sequence ATGGATACTAAGGAGCTTCTAAAAAAAGTAAGGAAAATAGAGATTAAGACAAGACGCTTGTCTGATCATATTTTTGGAGGAGAATACCATTCTACCTTTAAGGGGCGCGGTATGACTTTTTCTGAAGTTAGGCAATATCAATTTGGGGATGATGTACGCAGTATAGATTGGAATGTTACCGCCCGATATAATGAGCCATTCGTAAAAGTTTTTGAGGAGGAAAGGGAATTAACCATGATGCTTTTGGTTGATATCTCTGGTTCCGAATTTTTCGGTACCCAGCAACAATTCAAAAATGAAGTCGTAACTGAAATTGCTGCTACTCTAGCATTTTCCGCTACCCAAAATAATGATAAAATTGGTTTAATTCTTTTTACAGACCAAATTGAACTTTATATACCGCCAAAAAAAGGTAGATCCCATGTACTTCGCATTATCAGGGAGCTTATAGAATTCTCTCCTGAACATTCCGGTACTAATGTCAATGAAGCACTGCGTTTTCTATCTAGTGTAATGAAAAAGAGAGCAATTGTATTCATGCTATCAGATTTTATGGATTCCGATTACGAGAAAACTTTGAAAATTGCTAGCAAAAAGCATGATTTAACTGGCATTAGGGTCTATGACCGGCATGAAAAATCGTTACCTAATTTAGGAATGGTTCAAATGAAAGACGAGGAATCAGGGGAAATGATGTTGGTTAATACTGCCTCTAAAAAGGTAAGGCGTGGATATGAAAATTTTTACAACGATAGGGTAAAGGAATTTAATGAAACTTTCACCAAAGCAGGCGCTGGAGTCATTAATTGTCGTTTAGACCAGAGTTATGTGAGAAAATTGTTGGGATATTTTAAACGAAGAGGCTAA
- a CDS encoding SDR family NAD(P)-dependent oxidoreductase — MKGKVALITGATSGIGRATAHEFAKHGIKLIICGRRKERLEAICEALEKDTDVFQLNFDVRDKEATFKAMESIPDEFKPIDILINNAGNAHGLDPIHEGSIDDWDAMMDINVKGLLYLSKAIIPDMVERKEGHIINIGSSAGKEVYPKGNVYCASKHAVLAITVGMRIDLNPFGIRVSSICPGLVETEFSKVRFKGDDKANDVYKGYKALQAEDIAEIIYFTVSRPPHVTIADMLIFPTAQANSTTINKT; from the coding sequence ATGAAAGGAAAAGTTGCCTTAATTACTGGAGCTACAAGTGGAATAGGTCGCGCAACCGCACATGAATTTGCCAAACATGGAATAAAGCTGATTATATGCGGCAGGCGTAAAGAACGTTTAGAAGCCATTTGCGAAGCCCTTGAAAAGGATACAGATGTTTTTCAGTTAAATTTTGATGTAAGGGACAAAGAGGCAACTTTTAAGGCTATGGAATCTATTCCGGATGAATTTAAACCAATTGACATTTTAATTAATAATGCAGGTAACGCCCACGGATTGGACCCTATACATGAAGGATCAATTGATGATTGGGACGCAATGATGGATATTAATGTTAAAGGTCTATTATATCTAAGCAAGGCGATTATCCCAGACATGGTTGAGCGAAAGGAAGGACACATTATTAATATAGGTTCATCTGCAGGCAAAGAGGTTTATCCTAAAGGGAATGTTTATTGTGCTAGCAAACATGCCGTATTAGCCATAACCGTAGGAATGCGAATAGATTTAAATCCTTTTGGTATTAGGGTATCCTCAATATGTCCTGGATTGGTTGAAACTGAATTTTCAAAAGTTAGGTTTAAGGGGGACGATAAAGCAAATGATGTTTATAAGGGATATAAAGCGCTTCAAGCTGAAGATATAGCAGAAATAATTTATTTCACGGTTTCAAGGCCACCTCATGTTACCATTGCAGATATGCTCATTTTCCCAACCGCACAGGCCAATTCTACAACAATTAATAAAACCTAA